One genomic window of Glycine soja cultivar W05 chromosome 9, ASM419377v2, whole genome shotgun sequence includes the following:
- the LOC114425035 gene encoding protein OBERON 4-like: MKRLRSSEDLYSYGGDKSNNSCKDSNNLNRSFSSAQRSFYYKQENARKGLVSSSSSSSSRYERDRTVEEDREGSRLVRKRSEHDFEGFDRRKGFDRYRESDRSLIHRSESFCGGGGLRRDQFPKGFRSERERSRREGSVSSWRRGLKDFDDRERVVRSPKGLRDVKSPSWSKDSVSESEQSKKRSSSSPRPFRDGNSVKSKSKSPTWSKDSESELSKSVEVKKVEEELLQQVQSGSGSGSGSEMEEGELEPEPQAETVPPVTEGLPSVAMETDEKQVQKNECHPNDGDTDAAVEEEGKPNEEDGCCEVKDGEKKKEADEMADVRDDQTEKMLVTETEVESVGNGDDDKKEEALDAGAEYEEETKKGACVEEEKEKKVALNEEEDKKDKGKDKDKDKGKGVDLGTSTDVLKPELNDVVSTGNEVPKEVDREMMMENVINIAKDKGKGVSVALVPPTDVVHALDDGLWLDRESRDLLTCSVDVIEGPSTRGFELFSRSPVRKVEKVDHSVLNKHKDDMEQLDLTLSLPNVLLPIGAHETTSQIPGSPSQARSVQSLSNTFCTNSDGFTASMSFSGSQSFYHNPSCSLTKNSVDYEQSVGSRPLFGGIDQVSQGCWQGQSQSDPKQKEVPFGQRTSANGNGSLFQSQASWGVLDSQAVKGQHSRVLEGSSKMGSGLDRQLSFHKQFSGQSRRHDDVRSPSQSVGSHDIGSNYSFEKKREVRDRGSGSLYRTTGQKEQEQLLMGGVDFVETIIARIVSEPVQAMSRKFHEMTGQSIVCLKEGIREIMLNADKHGQILAFQKVLQNRSDIILDVLLKCHRVQLEILVALKTGLTHFLHLESSISSSELAQIFLNLRCKNLSCRSQLPVDECDCKVCAKKNGFCRECMCLVCSKFDNASNTCSWVGCDVCLHWCHTDCGLRESYIRNGHGTKGMTEMQFHCIACDHPSEMFGFVKEVFQNFAKEWSVETLCKELEYVKRIFSASKDMRGRRLHEIAEQMLPRLANKSNLPEVLRHIMSFLSDGDSSKLPMTTNFSGKEQIKENNGVAGPSPEAAWMKSIYSEKPPLLERPANILPTFDQNDKRTLVQEFQMSSIQKDFCFDELESIVKIKQAEAKMFQSRADDARREAEGLKLIALAKNEKIEEEYTNRIAKLRLTETDEIRKQKFEEAQALERAHLEYLNMKMRMETDIKDLLSKMEATKTSLAM, from the exons ATGAAGAGATTGAGGTCGAGCGAGGATCTCTACTCCTACGGCGGAGATAAGAGTAATAATAGTTGCAAGGATTCGAACAATCTTAACCGTTCGTTTTCGTCGGCGCAGCGGAGCTTCTACTACAAGCAGGAGAATGCGCGCAAGGGTTTGGTCTCGTCGTCTTCGTCGTCGTCATCACGGTACGAGAGGGATCGAACGGTGGAGGAGGATCGGGAGGGTTCGCGGCTGGTTCGGAAGCGATCGGAGCACGATTTCGAGGGTTTCGATCGGAGGAAGGGGTTCGATCGGTACAGGGAGAGTGACCGGAGTTTGATTCACCGGTCGGAGAGTTTCTGCGGCGGTGGAGGGTTGCGGAGGGATCAGTTTCCGAAGGGGTTTCGGTCGGAGAGGGAGCGATCGCGGAGGGAGGGGAGCGTGTCGTCGTGGCGGCGAGGGTTGAAGGATTTTGATGATAGAGAGAGGGTGGTGCGTTCTCCCAAGGGTTTGAGGGATGTGAAGTCTCCGTCGTGGTCGAAGGATTCTGTTTCTGAGAGCGAGCAATCGAAGAAGaggtcttcttcttctccgagaCCATTCAGAGATGGTAACTCCGTCAAGTCTAAGTCCAAgtctcccacttggtccaagGATTCGGAGAGCGAGCTGTCCAAGAGTGTTGAGGTGaagaaggttgaggaggagttGTTGCAGCAGGTTCAGAGTGGGAGTGGGAGTGGGAGTGGTAGTGAGATGGAAGAAGGGGAGCTTGAGCCTGAACCCCAAGCGGAAACGGTTCCTCCTGTGACTGAAGGCCTGCCCTCTGTTGCTATGGAGACTGATGAGAAGCAAGTTCAGAAGAATGAATGCCACCCTAATGATGGTGACACTGATGCTGCTGTGGAGGAGGAAGGGAAACCTAACGAGGAGGATGGATGTTGTGAGGTAAAGGatggagagaagaagaaagaagctgATGAGATGGCAGATGTTCGGGATGATCAGACTGAGAAAATGCTTGTGACTGAGACTGAAGTTGAGTCTGTGGGTAATGGTGATGATGATAAAAAGGAGGAGGCTTTGGATGCTGGTGCTGAGTATGAGGAGGAAACAAAGAAGGGTGCGTGtgtggaggaggagaaggagaagaaggtggCGTTGAATGAAGAGGAGGATAAGAAGGACAAGGGCAAGGACAAGGACAAGGACAAGGGCAAGGGTGTAGATCTAGGAACCAGCACGGATGTTCTCAAACCTGAGTTAAATGATGTAGTATCGACAGGAAATGAGGTTCCAAAGGAAGTGGATAGAGAAATGATGATGGAGAATGTGATCAATATTGCAAAGGATAAAGGCAAAGGTGTCTCTGTTGCACTTGTACCTCCTACTGATGTTGTTCATGCTTTAGATGATGGCTTGTGGTTGGATAGAGAGTCGAGAGACCTCCTGACGTGTTCTGTTGATGTTATAGAAGGTCCAAGCACAAGGGGATTCGAGTTGTTTTCCAGATCTCCTGTTAGGAAAGTGGAGAAAGTAGACCACTCAGTTCTCAACAAGCACAAGGATGACATGGAGCAGCTTGATCTTACTCTTAGCTTGCCGAATGTTCTGTTACCTATTGGTGCTCATGAGACAACATCGCAAATCCCTGGATCCCCCAGTCAAGCACGGAGTGTGCAGTCTTTAAGTAATACATTTTGTACTAACTCAGATGGTTTTACTGCATCGATGTCCTTTTCAGGTTCCCAATCATTCTATCATAATCCAAGCTGTTCTCTGACAAAAAATTCAGTGGACTATGAACAATCTGTTGGCAGTCGCCCCTTATTTGGGGGAATAGATCAAGTTTCCCAGGGATGTTGGCAAGGTCAGTCTCAGAGCGATCCCAAACAGAAAGAAGTTCCTTTTGGTCAAAGAACCTCGGCGAATGGAAATGGCTCCCTTTTCCAGTCTCAGGCATCATGGGGTGTTTTAGACAGTCAAGCTGTGAAGGGTCAACATTCCAGGGTTCTAGAAGGAAGTTCAAAAATGGGCAGTGGACTTGACAGGCAATTGAGTTTTCATAAGCAGTTTTCAGGCCAGTCAAGACGCCATGATGATGTTAGATCTCCGTCACAGAGTGTTGGGTCTCATGATATTGGATCAAATTATAGCtttgagaaaaagagagaggtaAGAGACAGGGGTAGTGGTAGTCTGTATCGAACTACCGGCCAGAAGGAACAAGAGCAACTTCTGATGGGTGGAGTTGATTTTGTTGAGACAATCATTGCAAGAATTGTTTCTGAACCTGTTCAAGCAATGTCTAGAAAGTTTCATGAAATGACCGGACAGTCCATAGTATGTCTGAAGGAGGGTATTCGTGAAATCATGCTTAATGCAGATAAGCATGGGCAGATACTTGCTTTTCAAAAAGTTCTGCAGAACAGGTCTGATATAATCTTGGATGTCCTATTGAAGTGCCACCGAGTGCAACTGGAAATTTTGGTTGCTTTAAAAACTGGTTTGACTCATTTTCTTCACCTGGAGAGCAGCATTTCATCTTCTGAGTTGGCTCAAATTTTTCTGAACTTAAGGTGTAAGAATCTTTCATGTCGAAGTCAGTTGCCTGTGGACGAATGTGATTGCAAGGTTTGTGCAAAGAAGAATGGTTTTTGCAGGGAGTGTATGTGCCTTGTGTGTTCAAAGTTTGATAATGCCTCAAATACATGTAGTTGGGTTGGATGTGATGTTTGCCTTCACTGGTGCCATACTGACTGTGGATTACGGGAATCTTATATTAGAAATGGGCATGGGACAAAAGGGATGACCGAGATGCAGTTTCACTGTATTGCTTGTGATCATCCTTCTGAGATGTTTGGCTTTGTCAAGGAGGTGTTTCAAAATTTTGCAAAAGAATGGTCAGTTGAAACACTTTGCAAAGAGCTTGAATatgtaaaaagaattttttctgCCAGCAAGGATATGAGAGGGAGACGGTTGCATGAGATTGCAGAGCAAATGCTGCCAAGGTTGGCAAATAAGTCTAATCTCCCTGAGGTTTTGAGGCACATCATGTCTTTTCTTTCGG ATGGTGATTCTTCCAAATTACCCATGACAACAAACTTTTCTGGGAAGgaacaaattaaagaaaacaatgGAGTAGCTGGGCCCAGCCCGGAAGCAGCTTGGATGAAATCTATTTATTCAGAAAAGCCACCTCTGTTAGAAAGgcctgcaaatatccttcctaCCTTCGACCAGAATGATAAAAGAACTCTTGTGCAAGAATTTCAGATGAGTAGTATCCAGAAGGACTTCTGTTTTGATGAATTGGAGAGTATAGTAAAAATTAAACAGGCAGAGGCTAAAATGTTTCAATCACGTGCTGATGATGCTAGAAGAGAAGCTGAAGGGTTGAAGCTCATTGCCCTTGCCAAGAATGAGAAAATTGAGGAAGAATATACCAATAGAATTGCCAAGTTGCGATTGACTGAGACTGATGAAATTCGTAaacaaaaatttgaagaagCCCAAGCATTAGAGAGGGCACATCTGGAGTATTTGaacatgaaaatgagaatggagACAGACATTAAAGATCTGTTATCCAAAATGGAAGCTACCAAAACGAGCCTTGCCATGTga
- the LOC114425036 gene encoding peptidyl-prolyl cis-trans isomerase FKBP42-like gives MEELQGSQTQSSLGQEDENEVITESSAFVKGEPAPEFCSNPPKVDSEVEVLHEKVTKQIIKEGHGQKPSKYSTCFFHYRAWAEKSEHKFEDTWLEQRPIEMVLGKEKKEMTGLSVGVASMKAGERALVRVGWELGYGEEGSFSFPNVPPKADLVYEVELIGFDETKEGKARSDMTVEERIGAADRRKMDGNALYQEEKLEEAMQQYEMAIAYMGDDFMFQLFGKYRDMALAVKNPCHLNMAACLIKLNRYEEAIGQCNTVLGEDENNVKALFRRGKARATLGQTDAAREDFLKATKYAPQDKAIAKELRLLAEHDKAVYQKQKEIYKGIFGPRPQPVPKPRNWLILIWQWLLSVFYGLVTLFKRERHKSD, from the exons ATGGAGGAACTTCAAGGGTCTCAAACCCAATCATCGCTCG GTCAAGAAGATGAAAATGAAGTGATTACTGAAAGTTCAGCATTTGTTAAAGGGGAACCGGCACCAGAATTCTGTAGTAACCCCCCAAAAGTTGATTCTGAAGTTGAAGTCCTTCATGAGAAGGTCACCAAGCAAATCATTAAGGAAGGCCATGGCCAGAAACCTTCCAAATATTCAACTTGCTTCT TCCATTACAGGGCATGGGCTGAGAAATCAGAACACAAGTTTGAAGACACATGGCTGGAGCAACGGCCAATTGAGATGGTCTTAGGAAAAG aaaagaaagaaatgactggCTTGAGCGTTGGTGTGGCAAGCATGAAAGCTGGGGAGCGGGCATTGGTGCGTGTGGGCTGGGAATTAGGATATGGAGAGGAAGGAAGCTTCTCTTTTCCAAATGTTCCACCCAAGGCAGATTTAGTTTATGAAGTTGAGCTCATTGGCTTTGATGAAACCAAAGAA GGCAAAGCTCGCAGTGATATGACTGTGGAAGAAAGGATTGGTGCAGCAGACCGGAGAAAGATGGATGGAAATGCTTTGTAtcaggaagaaaaactagaggAGGCTATGCAACAGTATGAAATG GCCATAGCATATATGGGAGATGACTTCATGTTCCAGTTGTTTGGGAAGTATAGAGATATGGCTCTGGCTGTAAAGAATCCATGCCATCTTAACATGGCAGCCTGTTTGATTAAGCTGAACCGCTACGAAGAAGCTATAGGACAATGCAACACT GTACTGGGTGAGGATGAGAACAATGTGAAGGCGTTATTTAGGCGAGGTAAGGCTAGAGCAACACTTGGGCAAACAGATGCTGCCAGGGAAGATTTTCTAAAGGCAACTAAATATGCCCCTCAAGACAAAGCAATTGCTAAAGAATTGAGATTGCTTGCTGAACATGACAAGGCTGTTTACCAAAAGCAGAAAGAGATATATAAAGGAATATTTGGACCAAGGCCTCAACCAGTTCCTAAGCCAAGAAACTGGCTCATACTTATTTGGCAGTGGTTGCTTTCAGTATTCTATGGCCTTGTCACGCTCTTCAAGCGTGAAAGGCATAAATCTGACTAA